One genomic segment of Coffea arabica cultivar ET-39 chromosome 6e, Coffea Arabica ET-39 HiFi, whole genome shotgun sequence includes these proteins:
- the LOC113695702 gene encoding uncharacterized protein — MNHRHPPPEPPPVASPPSPISNQSAAQIFKKTTQFFISHPFTFIFLVSLVFAFRFNVEKGAHYLISFVDGDPSLKSLISRLDLSGNQHYHHHHRHPLHIRRRRRAFLHLSRVGTLDEDFFSGDADYARSLFNPTTKFQLNGTFVILSNFNPSLGFSPDPIVDNGVSFAQTVRSGVVAFKPPPEPLETPQESASLPADANDSTEDSNAVVDLHFLLRGLELGRRDTTALIYFVGILSAAYGYVILAFLVTYTWVNGIVFYQVLNDLLRKSKNFFRAVWDGSNLGIRRLSGFVLMRWAVRDALAQLMGIYFFGEMDDQYKFFKFFMRMKLMPFSDVVPWVLGHERESLGFMASWFLVELVVSFIFAIDTWVAIVDSRKSGREVVKEGCHLLAMLLYPAVEIKCWELMACGFLARWLLSHVIGDVFALVFQSVMEVHFMVAWLLFYLAARHKDAHSIGREFGQRELEGFLEGTR; from the coding sequence ATGAACCACCGCCACCCTCCTCCCGAACCACCTCCAGTAGCTTCGCCTCCCTCCCCGATTAGCAATCAATCGGCGGCTCAAATCTTCAAGAAAACCACCCAATTCTTCATTTCACATCCCTTCACCTTTATCTTCCTCGTCTCCCTCGTTTTCGCCTTCCGCTTCAACGTTGAGAAGGGGGCCCACTACCTCATCTCTTTCGTCGACGGCGATCCTTCTCTCAAGTCCCTCATCTCCCGTCTTGACCTATCTGGCAACCAGCATTACCACCATCACCACCGCCACCCTCTCCATATCCGCCGCCGCCGTCGCGCCTTTCTTCACCTCTCCCGTGTCGGAACCCTTGACGAAGACTTCTTCTCGGGTGACGCCGATTACGCCCGCTCCCTCTTCAATCCCACCACTAAATTCCAACTCAATGGGACCTTTGTGATTCTCTCCAATTTCAACCCCAGTCTGGGGTTTTCGCCAGACCCCATTGTGGATAACGGCGTCTCTTTCGCTCAAACAGTTCGCTCTGGCGTGGTTGCCTTTAAACCCCCTCCAGAGCCATTAGAAACCCCTCAAGAAAGCGCCTCGTTACCCGCTGATGCTAATGATTCCACCGAGGATTCAAATGCTGTTGTTGATTTACACTTCTTGCTAAGGGGTCTTGAATTAGGCCGCCGCGACACCACGGCATTGATATACTTTGTTGGGATTTTATCAGCTGCATATGGGTACGTGATCTTGGCATTCTTGGTTACTTACACCTGGGTCAATGGAATTGTATTTTATCAGGTTTTGAATGATTTGTTAAGGAAATCCAAGAACTTTTTCAGGGCTGTTTGGGATGGGTCAAATTTGGGGATAAGAAGGCTGTCTGGATTTGTTTTAATGAGGTGGGCTGTAAGGGACGCATTGGCTCAACTCATGGGGATATATTTTTTTGGGGAAATGGATGATCAGTACAAGTTTTTCAAGTTTTTTatgaggatgaaattgatgcctTTCTCCGACGTCGTGCCTTGGGTTTTGGGGCATGAGAGAGAGAGCTTGGGGTTTATGGCGTCCTGGTTCCTGGTGGAACTGGTTGTGTCATTTATTTTTGCTATAGATACGTGGGTTGCCATTGTTGACTCGAGGAAGAGTGGGAGGGAGGTAGTGAAAGAAGGGTGCCACTTGTTGGCAATGCTGTTGTACCCTGCTGTGGAGATCAAGTGCTGGGAACTGATGGCTTGTGGTTTTCTTGCAAGATGGTTATTGAGTCACGTAATTGGAGACGTATTTGCATTGGTTTTCCAATCGGTCATGGAAGTTCATTTCATGGTGGCTTGGCTTTTGTTTTACTTGGCTGCAAGGCATAAAGATGCTCATTCAATTGGGAGGGAATTTGGGCAAAGAGAGTTGGAGGGCTTCCTTGAGGGTACCAGATGA
- the LOC113697515 gene encoding auxin-responsive protein SAUR50, protein MQVLRFFHTLEQNTSMKVIQGKFLRACLRKCRKLDTKAISPAPCDRCWQLLSSRSVRKKKKTVPRDVPKGHLAIYVGEFRKRFVIKITLLDHPLFRALLDHAQEVYDFTADSKLCIPCDESIFLSVVRCATSPENQPICISL, encoded by the coding sequence ATGCAAGTTCTCCGATTCTTTCATACGCTCGAGCAAAACACAAGCATGAAAGTCATCCAGGGAAAATTTCTCAGGGCCTGCCTACGGAAGTGCAGAAAGTTGGATACAAAAGCAATATCTCCTGCACCCTGTGACAGATGCTGGCAACTGCTTTCATCACGGTCAGTGcgtaaaaaaaagaagaccgtTCCCAGGGATGTTCCCAAGGGCCACTTGGCGATCTACGTAGGTGAATTCAGAAAaagatttgtgatcaaaattaCCTTACTCGACCACCCACTGTTCAGAGCGTTGCTGGATCACGCTCAAGAAGTATATGATTTCACTGCAGACTCGAAGCTGTGTATCCCTTGCGATGAGAGCATTTTCCTTAGCGTTGTCCGCTGCGCTACATCCCCAGAAAATCAACCAATCTGCATCTCCCTTTGA
- the LOC113695979 gene encoding uncharacterized protein, translating to MEDESAIPVLEDEAIQFECLLVEPQDDHVSVDAFLCFHRNSPEKCMEMEDIPCKFGGDNFGTDPERKHLLGQERGLDIKHSEIEAENFLAPNGPSSVCEDYLLDADFGENGKNLDHDSSIELQKLVSGSYDPADNAGDNETSHKSDLSGPTVLNKCMGDPDMNDSTSHDIFSCTADSEMSLEERWFKYPTFTVENMEEDVSSLFLESNNKTMGCTHNVASGEVLCPLTANQETKHVPMGENKNVSLLGKDASPSKSPIQASIATHAEKRLRKPPQRFIDELSEPKSRPPKRREVSTPSSRGKFPRVGSHKHCDIKSRAERLSSEDSAGKAIQVPFGPIVHKEGRTSCALPLVPKESRASRAPIVAKVLQLDKKPLLQPHKQAFVPRHKEAVLQPHKEAVLQPHNEASVDESEEDDIAEVKLGEDGGRRKHHILWTVSEVKKLIDGVSEYGVGRWSRIKKDLFPSSAHRTPVDLKDKWRNLLKASCAQTEGKKGEDRKRNLAWRPLPKTILRRVSELATIHPYPRDLRSKH from the exons ATGGAGGATGAATCTGCTATTCCTGTTTTAGAAGATGAGGCAATTCAATTTGAGTGTCTGCTTGTTGAGCCCCAAGATGATCATGTTTCAGTGGATGCTTTCTTATGTTTTCATAGAAATAGCCCAGAGAAGTGCatggaaatggaagatattccCTGCAAATTTG GTGGGGACAATTTTGGCACTGATCCTGAGCGGAAACATCTACTGGGACAAGAA CGGGGACTTGATATAAAGCACAGTGAAATTGAGGCTGAAAATTTTCTAGCACCAAATGGTCCATCTAGTGTATGTGAAGATTATCTTCTAG ATGCTGACTTTGGAGAAAATGGTAAAAATTTGGATCATGATTCAAGTATAGAATTGCAGAAACTAGTATCAGGAAGTTATGATCCAGCGGACAATGCTGGTGATAATGAGACTTCTCATAAATCAGATTTATCGGGTCCTACTGTTCTGAACAAGTGCATGGGCGATCCTGACATGAATGACAGCACGTCACATGATATTTTTAGCTGCACTGCTGATAGTGAAATGTCGCTTGAGGAGAGGTGGTTCAAATACCCTACATTTACTGTTGAAAATATGGAGGAAGATGTTTCAAGCTTGTTTTTGGAAAGCAATAACAAAACGATGGGTTGCACTCATAATGTTGCATCAGGAGAAGTGCTTTGCCCTTTGACTGCAAATCAAGAAACTAAACATGTCCCGATGGGCGAAAATAAAAATGTGTCTCTTCTAGGGAAGGATGCATCACCATCAAAGAGCCCCATCCAAGCCAGCATTGCTACTCATGCTGAAAAGAGATTGCGTAAGCCCCCACAGAGGTTCATTGATGAACTATCAGAACCTAAATCAAGACCTCCCAAAAGAAGAGAGGTTTCCACTCCATCTTCAAGGGGTAAATTTCCCCGAGTTGGTTCTCACAAGCATTGTGATATTAAATCTAGAGCAGAGAGATTATCTTCTGAGGACTCTGCAGGAAAAGCTATCCAAGTGCCATTCGGTCCTATTGTTCACAAAGAGGGTCGGACAAGTTGTGCTTTGCCTTTGGTACCGAAAGAGAGTCGGGCAAGTCGTGCTCCTATTGTAGCAAAG GTGTTACAACTTGATAAAAAACCTTTGTTACAACCCCATAAACAAGCTTTTGTACCACGCCATAAAGAAGCTGTGCTACAACCCCACAAAGAAGCTGTGTTACAACCCCACAATGAAGCTTCAGTGGATGAGTCAGAAGAGGATGATATTGCAGAGGTGAAATTGGGAGAAGATGGTGGCCGACGGAAGCATCATATTTTATGGACTGTTTCTGAGGTCAAAAAGTTGATTGATGGCGTTTCTGAGTATGGGGTTGGAAGATGGAGCCGTATAAAGAAAGACTTGTTTCCATCATCGGCACATCGTACACCTGTAGATCTTAAG GACAAATGGAGAAATCTTTTAAAAGCAAGCTGTGCTCAAACAGAAGGCAAGAAAGGG GAAGATAGAAAACGTAATTTGGCTTGGCGTCCTCTGCCGAAAACCATCTTACGACGTGTCAGTGAACTTGCCACCATTCATCCATACCCAAGGGACCTGCGGTCCAAGCACTAG
- the LOC113694944 gene encoding uncharacterized protein, translating into MKSVFRNAAFAAISVSRSSSSLNPKPISLCLSLSLFSPPKFPLISNSIPKNVTVAGLSSIRRCSFSSATSMTTAPEGEAHAPPSPASDKLEKQFEDFRHHLEDSGNLRERIRAVATEIDSTTRLMHSSLLLVHQTRPIPEVLEKATGQIDVLRDLFSRIAEIIRECPGQYYRFHGDWRSETQTVVSLLAFMHWLETGTLLLHAEAQEKLALNSSEFGLDVEDYLIGICFMSNELPRYVVNQVTAGDYDCPRKVLKFLTDLHASFRMLNLRNDFLRKKFDGMKYDLRRVEEVYYDVKIRGLATNGELDGDKGIKDQT; encoded by the exons ATGAAATCGGTGTTTAGAAACGCCGCCTTCGCTGCAATCTCAGTGTCCCGCTCGTCCTCCTCCTTAAACCCTAAACCCATTTCTCTCTGCTTGTCTCTCTCACTGTTTTCTCCTCCCAAATTCCCTCTCATTTCCAACTCCATTCCCAAAAACGTAACGGTTGCGGGGCTCAGCTCGATTCGCCGCTGTTCTTTCAGTTCTGCAACGTCAATGACGACTGCGCCCGAAGGTGAAGCCCATGCTCCTCCCTCACCCGCTTCTGATAAACTTGAGAAACAGTTCGAGGACTTTCGGCACCATCTAGAAGATTCTGGAAACTTACGCGAACGGATTCGTGCTGTCGCCACGGAAATTGACTCCACTACCAGGCTCATGCACTCTAGCCTCCTTCTCGTTCACCAGACCCGCCCCATCCCAG AGGTCCTGGAGAAGGCAACGGGCCAGATTGATGTGCTGAGAGATCTTTTTAGTAGGATTGCGGAAATTATCCGTGAATGCCCTGGGCAGTACTATCG GTTTCATGGGGATTGGAGGAGTGAGACCCAGACTGTAGTCTCGTTGCTAGCTTTTATGCATTGGTTAGAAACTGGGACGCTTCTTCTACACGCTGAAGCTCAGGAAAAACTCGCAT TAAATTCTTCAGAGTTTGGGCTAGATGTCGAAGACTATCTTATTG GAATTTGTTTTATGTCTAATGAATTG CCTAGATATGTGGTGAACCAAGTCACTGCTGGAGATTATGACTGTCCTCGCAAGGTCTTGAAGTTCTTAACGGATCTGCATGCATCGTTTCGCATGCTTAATCTCCGGAATGACTTTTTACGCAAGAAGTTTGATG GAATGAAATATGATCTTAGAAGAGTGGAGGAAGTGTATTACGACGTGAAAATTCGAGGCTTGGCAACCAACGGCGAGTTAGACGGAGATAAAGGAATAAAAGATCAAACTTAA